From the genome of Magnolia sinica isolate HGM2019 chromosome 12, MsV1, whole genome shotgun sequence:
TATTTGCTATATCAGCAtcatgtttgcatggtagcctatgaaatgtGTGTTAGACCTAATCAACAGTATAGATCAATGTCGGAGTTTGaacctcttcttctctcttttttccttctgGGTTTCTTTTCATGTGGTTATGTACGTGTAATtggtatatgataggtgaggcccgttgTTTTTGTGGAACCCACTCCAAGTACATGGCTGTATACTTCCTTTTGGCaataaaattcaggtgggctGTTTCCACCTGttctcttaaataaataaataaataaaatattaaaaaatatatattaaagagagagagagagagagagagagagagagagagagagagagagaagaagaagaagaagaagaagaagaagaagaaaagaaaagaaagacttGGACTGTTTTAGTATCCTAATGCAACTAAGATCATTATAATTTAGAGTGCTCTAGGAGCGCCATAGCATTTCACTTCAGTTTGTACACATAGGCCCACGGTTCAATGATCCAAGCTGTTAAATGATTGACCTCATCCTGGATGGCCCATAGACTAAAAATTCCCCAGgctggaagattttttttttttttcgcaatgTGAACTGCTTCTATGTCTTCTTTCTAAACAGTCTATTCATTGGGTCGTACATTCAAGGTTAAGTAGCTCAATTTGGGAGATATTTCAGTTCATTTGTCATCcatagtgaggcccatcatatgaatggtttgaatcacctaacgatgggacccacttatatcGTGGGACCCAAAAACTTAGCTAGCATGCTTGGATGGACCTTCAATATCGATGGCTCTTATGCAAGGAAAATGGTATATTTAGTACCTCTTTTATTCCTAATCCATGTCCACAGGAAGAAGGTGGATACAACCAGCATAATGCCCGCTAATAGGATTATTATAATTAAAATCCACGATCTTCCTTTCTTCTGAGCACctgaaatcaaaatcataacCGTCCATTAATACATGTTATTCCCATTAAAACATTGTTAAAGCTTTAAAGAGCTACAAAATGCATAAGCTACCACTGAATTCAACATATTTCTACAGAAATTTAATAGAAATGATCTCATTGAAATTCAGCATAATCAATGTATAAGTGCTTGTCGATCAAAACCATCCAATGGATGGGCTAGTTCTTGGATGTAAAAATCTGTGGCAATCAAGATGATCAGATAATCATAACCATCCTTTTGATCAGTTTTTGGATGTGATGCCGAGCTGATTGGCGGAACCAGCGATGTATGTAGAAAATGTGAATTGCCAATGAAGGTGGACCAATGGACGATGCACCGGCTTGTGGGTGGTCCAACAGCTGAAGGTGGTCCAACAGCTTGGATTGGCCTGATGACGGGACCCACAGGATAAACTAGGGTTGAGATCTCCTCCCCCCCTCTCCTACATACCCTATTTTATCCTGTGTATTCCACCATCAAGCCGATCCAAGCCGTTGGAATGTTGCCAATGCATCATCCATTTAGTCCATCTTCGCCCACAATTCACATCTTCTCCACACGTTCCCAGTTCCACCGATCAGGCTCCGCATCAGAATGTTCAGCCCATCCATTGGAAACTTATGCTCATTTGTTCTGTACAACTTttgggatgtggcccactgaatgGTGCAGATCATCAAGAGAACGATCAACAAGTACAGTATATGTTGAAATTCTTACCTAATTCTACCATGGCAAGACGGATATAGAGATCCTGCCCTCCTTGAGGAAATTCCTGTATATCATTCAAAACCTCAGCCCATGTCAAACATCCAAACCCACTCTCatatgcaaatgcaatgcaagAACAGTTCCTCCGACAGCTCGATTCGCAATCCTCCGTGCTCTCGACGGCCACCGGATGAGAATTGTCTGGCGGTTTCACACCTGAAAACTTCATGAATCCATCCCCACTGCTGCTACCATTCTTCCCACACTGCAGCTCTGTCCTCCTCACACACCCACCACTCCAATTCCCCAAATGCCAATCTATCTGCGACGCTGGCTCAAAACCCGGCAAGCACCCACAAACAGGTTTCCGGCCCTGATCACAACTTCCAAACGGGCCACACCTCCCATACATCTCACATTCTGCGTTGGATTGCGACCAGACAACATTCCATGCTCCTTGATTCTCAATCCAATACGACCGCTCTAGTTTCCCCATCGAACTAATAACGAACCTAGATGGAATATTTTTATCTGAATACGTGCAATATATCCTCCCTTCTACATCATCGATTATGATGTTGAATccatagagagagaaagatgtcATTTCTGGCACACCAGTGAGAAGTTGCCCATTCCACTGCCCGCTTCTCCAATAAACACTCGATGATTCCCAAATGACAATCTGTGGGATCCCCCTCGGATCAAACCCTAATGAGAAGTTTCCAGAAGATGGGTCGCTAGGGCTTTTCCATGATTTGAGAACTTGGTTTTCTCCAGTTTTCAAATTCAACCCGAATTTCATTCCAGCAATGAACGTATCAGAAGGATGGTTGAAACTCTCCCACAAGATTCTATGGGTTTCATCCAAGCGTTCCTTCTTCAATACAAGATTTCCCGTATCGAAGAACTCTGCGGATGTGTCATTTGATGTGGTTGAGACGTTCGAAGACCATATGATGTTTTGCTTCCCATCCAAAACCACAAGGTTTCCATCACTTCCGATTTTGAATACTCCTGAAGAATCTGTAACTGGGTTTTCTCTATTAGCGATCCACACAACTGTTTGCGTTGGGATTTTAGCAAACCATATCCCGACGTAGCGGTTCTTCGAATTTTCTGGGCTAAAGAAGCCCAGTTTGAAGCTTCCGCCATCAGAGTCTATGGTTTCGCCATCTCTGATGAATTGGGTCGGAGTTATGAATGCTCCATCTGCCATCGGAAAGCAGAATAGAAGGAAGAAGACGAGAAAGGGGACGCTTTTTCGGATACCCATTACTACAAAGAGACTGTAGATGGAAATTGAGTTGTTggatttgtgattttgatttgctgagaattcatgttctttgatttttggaacgtTGGAGATTGTTTTATTATGTTGTGAAGGCGGGAAAGAGTAGC
Proteins encoded in this window:
- the LOC131220276 gene encoding G-type lectin S-receptor-like serine/threonine-protein kinase B120, whose product is MGIRKSVPFLVFFLLFCFPMADGAFITPTQFIRDGETIDSDGGSFKLGFFSPENSKNRYVGIWFAKIPTQTVVWIANRENPVTDSSGVFKIGSDGNLVVLDGKQNIIWSSNVSTTSNDTSAEFFDTGNLVLKKERLDETHRILWESFNHPSDTFIAGMKFGLNLKTGENQVLKSWKSPSDPSSGNFSLGFDPRGIPQIVIWESSSVYWRSGQWNGQLLTGVPEMTSFSLYGFNIIIDDVEGRIYCTYSDKNIPSRFVISSMGKLERSYWIENQGAWNVVWSQSNAECEMYGRCGPFGSCDQGRKPVCGCLPGFEPASQIDWHLGNWSGGCVRRTELQCGKNGSSSGDGFMKFSGVKPPDNSHPVAVESTEDCESSCRRNCSCIAFAYESGFGCLTWAEVLNDIQEFPQGGQDLYIRLAMVELETQEKKKKRNSQKMRFWELGSSKNSNRKFGDSDKGPDLPLFGLDHVRVATDNFCGANKLGEGGFGPVYKGKFPNGQEIAVKRLSKGSGQGLLEFENEVILIAKLQHRNLVRLLGCCIEGEEKLLVYEFMPNNSLDFFLFDQHKRALLDWRKRFNIIEGIARGLLYLHRDSRLRIIHRDLKASNILLDDEMNPKISDFGMAKIFGGNQNQANTMRVVGTYGYMAPEYAMEGLFSVKSDVYSFGVLLLEIISGRRNASFYHPEQPLNLLGYAWKQWKEEKMLELMDASMSDSYSACEVLRCIHVGLLCVQDIAADRPTMDSVVFMLGNEAATLPMPKQPAFSVARIPRESDLYPITSEICSVNDVTISTVQGR